From Mesobacillus boroniphilus, the proteins below share one genomic window:
- a CDS encoding MBL fold metallo-hydrolase, with protein sequence MNHYICNTCGVQFSHSAHAPETCSICADERQYIHPDGQSWTTLQQLVESGKYKNTIVQEEEGLYSLTTTPSFAIGQTAYLVRNEGFNLLWDCITYLDEKTENEIHSLGGIDAIALSHPHYYSTQVEWAERFGASIYIHEADRQWVTRPSDRIIFWSGDSLELDAGVTLHRLGGHFHGGSVLHWGNDLNKQGVLLTGDIIQIVADRQWVSFMYSYPNLIPLPANKVQEMAAKVSVLNFDRLYNAFHRVIKEDAHQSVQNSAKRYIEALEGKFVHINN encoded by the coding sequence ATGAACCATTATATATGTAATACTTGCGGTGTCCAATTTTCCCATTCTGCTCATGCTCCTGAAACCTGCTCGATTTGCGCTGACGAAAGGCAGTATATCCATCCGGATGGACAATCATGGACAACGCTTCAACAGCTTGTAGAATCAGGGAAATATAAAAATACCATTGTCCAAGAAGAGGAAGGACTGTACAGCCTTACCACTACACCTTCGTTTGCTATTGGGCAGACAGCCTATTTAGTTCGGAATGAAGGGTTCAACTTGTTATGGGACTGCATCACCTACCTGGACGAAAAAACAGAAAATGAAATACATTCTCTAGGAGGAATCGATGCAATCGCATTATCCCATCCGCATTATTATTCGACACAGGTTGAATGGGCTGAACGATTCGGAGCAAGCATTTATATCCACGAAGCAGATCGCCAGTGGGTCACTAGGCCGAGTGACAGGATCATATTCTGGTCTGGTGATTCTCTGGAGCTTGATGCGGGTGTAACATTGCATCGTTTGGGTGGTCATTTTCATGGGGGAAGTGTTTTACACTGGGGAAATGATTTGAACAAGCAAGGGGTACTTCTTACTGGCGATATCATTCAAATAGTGGCCGATCGACAATGGGTAAGTTTCATGTATAGTTATCCAAACCTTATTCCATTGCCAGCTAACAAGGTTCAGGAGATGGCAGCTAAAGTCAGCGTTCTAAATTTTGACAGACTATATAATGCATTTCATCGTGTCATTAAGGAAGATGCCCATCAGTCTGTTCAAAATTCCGCTAAGAGGTATATTGAGGCTTTGGAGGGAAAGTTCGTTCATATAAACAACTAA
- a CDS encoding molybdopterin-dependent oxidoreductase — translation MWYRLKRLHQLNGWATLFLFISGILLFIPSLRGPLASYRVMLKDAHIWIGFATVAFLLVYFRYFAFHYKVIKKQQGKKRNLAMVIGLIIGWIISGMVLTFQRSLPEEIVQTSLIVHDVFTWIGLPVLLFHSVTRSGWFRKRSDLLQEKKKELYAFSRRGFFKYGIVTLLAIFLGPSIYKWLKQVMDDGGSTLQEVALNSTNELSPLPIPATQSSPPIGGGYEGKFRVYTVTETPVFTNENWNFTMDGLVDEPASLSWEEFVKLKRTVQVSDFHCVTGWSVLHVTYEGILLKDLMKKVKLKENASHLKFYSGDGVYTDSLSLEQAALDDVMVAVLMDGELIPSDYGGPVRLIVPKMYAYKSVKWLVRIEAIDHVHEGYWQVRGYDTDAWVGS, via the coding sequence ATGTGGTATAGATTAAAAAGACTTCACCAACTGAATGGATGGGCTACCTTATTTTTGTTCATAAGTGGCATCTTGCTTTTCATTCCTTCATTAAGGGGGCCATTGGCTTCATACCGTGTCATGTTGAAGGATGCCCATATTTGGATCGGTTTTGCAACTGTTGCCTTCCTTCTGGTTTATTTCCGCTATTTCGCTTTCCACTACAAAGTCATAAAAAAACAACAAGGGAAGAAACGGAACCTTGCGATGGTTATTGGATTGATCATCGGCTGGATTATTAGCGGTATGGTACTCACCTTTCAAAGGAGTCTGCCTGAAGAAATCGTTCAGACTTCATTGATCGTACATGATGTATTCACCTGGATTGGTCTGCCGGTCCTCCTTTTCCACTCAGTGACTAGGTCAGGATGGTTTAGGAAAAGATCAGATCTACTGCAAGAAAAAAAGAAAGAACTATATGCCTTCAGCCGCAGAGGATTTTTCAAATACGGCATTGTCACTTTGCTTGCGATCTTTTTGGGTCCATCTATTTATAAATGGCTTAAACAAGTGATGGATGATGGGGGATCGACACTGCAGGAGGTGGCGCTGAACAGCACAAATGAGCTCTCGCCCCTGCCAATTCCCGCCACCCAATCCTCCCCTCCCATTGGTGGAGGCTATGAAGGGAAATTCCGTGTTTATACAGTAACGGAGACACCGGTTTTTACGAATGAAAATTGGAATTTTACGATGGATGGACTCGTTGATGAACCAGCGTCGTTGTCATGGGAAGAATTCGTCAAATTGAAGAGAACAGTCCAGGTCAGTGATTTTCACTGCGTTACGGGATGGTCCGTGCTTCATGTCACGTATGAAGGCATCCTGCTGAAAGATCTCATGAAGAAGGTAAAGCTGAAAGAGAACGCCTCCCATCTAAAATTTTACTCGGGCGACGGTGTCTATACGGACTCATTGTCCCTTGAACAGGCAGCCTTGGATGATGTCATGGTCGCTGTGCTCATGGATGGAGAGCTGATCCCGTCAGATTATGGAGGCCCCGTCCGGCTGATTGTTCCCAAAATGTATGCCTATAAATCTGTGAAATGGCTTGTCAGAATCGAAGCTATCGATCATGTACACGAAGGCTACTGGCAAGTGAGGGGATATGATACCGATGCATGGGTAGGATCATAA
- a CDS encoding GNAT family N-acetyltransferase, which produces MLVFETERLKIRWLEVSDREFIFKLLNEPGWLKYIGDKGIRSLEDAKNYILTGPRKMYERFGFGLFVVELKESQLPVGLCGLIKRDGLEDVDIGYAFLAEYQSRGYAIESAKGTLEYARKLGLERIVAITTKDNASSSKLLEKLGMTFEGYVTLPQDDEELQLYAINAAK; this is translated from the coding sequence GTGCTTGTATTTGAAACAGAACGTTTGAAAATCCGCTGGCTAGAAGTCAGTGACCGAGAGTTTATTTTTAAATTGCTGAATGAACCAGGATGGCTAAAATACATTGGAGATAAAGGCATTCGGTCGCTTGAGGATGCTAAGAATTATATTTTGACCGGGCCAAGAAAAATGTACGAACGATTTGGGTTCGGCCTTTTTGTGGTTGAACTAAAAGAGAGTCAACTACCGGTTGGTTTATGCGGCTTGATTAAACGGGATGGGCTAGAGGATGTCGATATTGGATATGCCTTCCTTGCCGAATATCAATCAAGAGGATATGCCATTGAATCAGCAAAAGGAACATTGGAATATGCCCGTAAACTAGGTTTGGAACGAATCGTTGCCATTACAACCAAAGACAATGCTTCCTCCTCAAAACTCCTTGAAAAGCTTGGTATGACTTTTGAAGGATACGTGACTCTTCCTCAAGACGATGAGGAACTTCAGCTCTATGCTATAAACGCAGCAAAATAA
- a CDS encoding NAD(P)-dependent oxidoreductase translates to MNILILGATGRVGSQIVTYALQDRHHVTALVRTPEKIQIKSENLNIIQGNVLNEKDIVSAMHGIDVVISALNTDGTTTLSESMPLIIKAMENEGIQRIITIGTAGILQSRTTPTLLRYQSSESKRKSTRAAEEHHKVYEILKQSSLEWTIVCPTYLPDGESIGEYRVERDFLPVAGEKIYVSDTAEFTYKQIESNNYLKSRVGIAY, encoded by the coding sequence TTGAATATATTAATTTTGGGTGCAACTGGACGAGTTGGAAGTCAAATAGTAACTTATGCTCTTCAGGATAGACACCATGTTACGGCATTAGTTCGCACTCCAGAGAAAATTCAAATAAAAAGTGAAAATTTAAACATTATTCAAGGGAATGTTTTAAATGAAAAGGATATTGTAAGTGCAATGCACGGGATTGATGTAGTCATTAGTGCACTAAATACTGATGGCACAACCACTCTATCAGAAAGCATGCCACTAATTATAAAAGCAATGGAAAACGAGGGTATACAAAGAATTATCACTATAGGAACTGCAGGAATCTTACAAAGTAGGACTACGCCAACTTTACTCCGTTATCAGTCAAGCGAATCAAAGCGTAAATCAACCCGTGCTGCAGAGGAACATCATAAAGTTTACGAGATACTTAAACAATCATCACTTGAATGGACTATTGTATGTCCTACGTATTTACCGGATGGAGAAAGTATAGGTGAATATCGGGTGGAGCGTGATTTTTTGCCGGTGGCTGGAGAGAAAATATACGTTTCGGATACAGCAGAATTTACATATAAGCAGATTGAAAGTAACAATTATTTAAAATCACGTGTAGGAATCGCCTACTAA
- a CDS encoding helix-turn-helix domain-containing protein, translating into MIGVRLKEIRKEKKMTLKELSEGAGVSISFLSQVERGKSSVTLESLRKISEVLGVNPSTFFPSNNEPMSERSFHYKDLTQQVPNPEFHPILVTLPANQSDGQPFAHSGHEFVYVIEGTLTLQVGTKMIELQQGESWFFSASETHYWYNHTDQTIRFLVVSSR; encoded by the coding sequence ATGATCGGTGTACGACTGAAAGAAATCCGTAAAGAGAAAAAAATGACATTGAAAGAACTTTCGGAAGGAGCAGGTGTTTCCATAAGCTTTCTTTCACAAGTAGAGCGCGGAAAGTCCAGCGTCACACTAGAGTCCCTTCGTAAAATATCCGAAGTTCTTGGCGTCAATCCAAGTACCTTTTTTCCAAGTAATAATGAACCGATGAGTGAACGTTCATTTCATTATAAAGACCTGACACAGCAAGTCCCAAATCCAGAATTCCATCCGATACTCGTCACTCTCCCAGCAAACCAAAGCGACGGACAACCATTTGCACATAGCGGACATGAATTTGTCTATGTAATAGAAGGAACTTTAACCCTGCAAGTAGGTACAAAGATGATCGAACTCCAACAAGGAGAATCCTGGTTCTTTTCAGCCAGCGAAACGCATTATTGGTACAACCATACAGATCAGACGATACGGTTCTTGGTTGTGTCGTCAAGGTAG
- a CDS encoding ornithine cyclodeaminase family protein has product MLILNEQLIQSIYKIEDAIRDVEAMLVAIHEGRVENPHRTVLNVPERKGSVLYMPSSDGTSMAATKIVSIFPDNSSVDLPTTQGAILLTELQTGRHISLLSASYLTRLRTGALSAISARHLARPDSQVLTVIGTGGMAFEQVLGIVNVLPIQDIYLINRSIDKTYTFGEKLKEAGITAKIHTGVDRNEAVAQSDVICCATRSTEEVFDADYVKAGTHIIGVGSYLPEMREIPLGAIEKAELIYADDYEGMKAEAGEFIDAVGRGKWSFDQLSGTLAELQMNPVERGIEDITIFKSVGAAHFDLAVAKGVFKKASELNNGE; this is encoded by the coding sequence ATGCTTATACTGAACGAACAACTGATCCAATCCATCTATAAAATCGAAGATGCCATTCGAGATGTCGAAGCGATGTTGGTGGCGATTCACGAAGGGCGTGTTGAAAATCCCCATCGGACAGTCCTGAATGTTCCTGAACGCAAAGGATCTGTTCTCTATATGCCAAGCTCGGATGGAACATCCATGGCAGCGACCAAAATTGTCTCGATTTTTCCTGATAACAGCTCAGTAGATCTTCCAACCACACAAGGAGCCATTTTACTCACAGAACTACAAACAGGAAGACATATAAGCTTATTGTCCGCTTCCTATTTGACACGATTGAGAACCGGCGCATTAAGTGCCATCTCAGCCCGCCACCTCGCCAGGCCAGACAGCCAAGTGCTGACCGTCATTGGCACAGGCGGAATGGCGTTCGAGCAAGTACTTGGAATAGTGAACGTCCTGCCGATTCAAGACATCTACTTAATCAACCGTTCCATCGATAAGACATACACATTCGGCGAAAAGCTCAAAGAGGCAGGTATTACCGCTAAAATACATACCGGAGTCGACCGCAACGAAGCCGTCGCACAGTCCGATGTCATTTGCTGCGCGACCCGGTCAACGGAAGAAGTATTTGATGCTGATTATGTAAAAGCAGGGACACATATCATCGGAGTAGGGAGTTACTTACCAGAGATGCGTGAAATACCGTTGGGTGCGATTGAAAAAGCAGAATTGATTTATGCGGATGATTATGAGGGGATGAAAGCCGAAGCTGGAGAATTCATTGATGCGGTGGGAAGAGGGAAATGGTCGTTTGATCAGCTTTCGGGGACGTTGGCTGAACTTCAAATGAATCCCGTTGAGCGTGGAATTGAGGATATTACTATTTTTAAATCAGTTGGAGCGGCTCATTTTGATTTGGCTGTGGCAAAAGGGGTTTTTAAGAAGGCTAGTGAGTTGAATAATGGGGAGTAG
- a CDS encoding phospholipase D family protein yields MAILQKFTQGISGEWNYRKELVSLLSSKKYNNFTFASAFATESGVDLIEEFLKELGGKIEVFIGVRNGVTTYQAIAKLLTLGAKVYGIDTGSAAKIFHEKTYTASNKEEALILTGSGNLTRGGLVTNIESGTLVKCDLKNENDMEYFQQCLDQLEILKKDYPRNVYEITDVHMAKELLTNGILLDEKKTVPRTVKGTSKPNLATYEVPPMKTFIEKVEGKKAYKSAKKEENYVLAVPNESQNDYNLLNFEEIWRSKELTERDLNIPSNEATNTTGSMLLKKGVYDIDQQTYFYNEAFGDLEWTPGIGKKAHFLYAKAHFDFLIDGVFIKGYDLVVKHDPRTDTKTYFQKQPMTHLLWGNAKPLVAKRHLLDEIMTLYKDKNNSGKFLIKIEAEE; encoded by the coding sequence ATGGCTATTCTACAGAAGTTTACTCAGGGTATCTCGGGTGAATGGAATTATCGAAAAGAATTAGTTTCCTTGTTGTCTTCGAAAAAGTATAACAATTTTACATTCGCTTCCGCATTCGCTACAGAAAGCGGTGTAGATTTAATTGAAGAATTTCTCAAGGAACTAGGTGGAAAAATAGAAGTATTCATTGGGGTAAGGAATGGAGTAACAACCTACCAAGCAATTGCGAAATTGCTTACGCTTGGAGCAAAAGTATATGGTATCGACACTGGTAGTGCGGCTAAAATTTTTCACGAAAAAACCTATACTGCCAGTAATAAAGAAGAAGCCCTTATCCTAACTGGCAGCGGTAACTTAACTCGTGGCGGACTTGTTACGAATATTGAATCAGGTACTTTAGTAAAATGTGATTTGAAGAATGAGAACGACATGGAATACTTTCAGCAGTGTCTTGATCAATTAGAGATTCTTAAAAAAGATTACCCAAGGAATGTTTATGAAATTACCGATGTTCATATGGCAAAGGAATTATTGACAAATGGTATTTTACTAGATGAAAAGAAAACAGTGCCTAGGACAGTAAAAGGTACTTCAAAACCGAATTTAGCAACTTACGAAGTTCCTCCGATGAAAACCTTTATAGAGAAAGTTGAAGGCAAAAAAGCTTATAAATCAGCTAAAAAAGAAGAAAACTATGTATTGGCTGTTCCTAATGAAAGTCAAAATGATTACAATCTGTTAAACTTTGAAGAGATTTGGCGAAGTAAGGAACTTACAGAACGTGATCTTAATATACCTTCAAATGAAGCTACAAACACCACAGGTTCTATGTTATTAAAAAAGGGTGTCTACGACATCGACCAACAAACATACTTTTATAATGAAGCTTTTGGGGATTTAGAATGGACTCCGGGAATAGGTAAAAAAGCTCATTTCCTTTATGCTAAGGCTCATTTTGATTTCTTAATCGACGGTGTTTTTATAAAAGGCTATGATTTGGTGGTAAAACATGACCCTCGTACTGATACAAAAACTTATTTTCAAAAGCAGCCAATGACTCATTTACTATGGGGTAACGCCAAACCTTTGGTAGCTAAGCGGCATTTACTAGATGAAATTATGACCTTATATAAAGACAAAAATAATTCTGGTAAATTTTTGATTAAGATTGAAGCGGAAGAATAA
- a CDS encoding Eco57I restriction-modification methylase domain-containing protein, translating into MRLRQDASAEKLAGRYYTPYDLAEFIVQWGTSNIDINNILEPSCGDGVFLEALRHIDMNFNCSAIEIFEEEALIAQNRLILDERFNIVVSDFYESYIELVARNEKFQFIMGNPPYIRYQYLTPEQRDIQSNILNMSGMNANKLINAWVAFVVAAVSVMDNDSKIGFVIPAELLQVKYSEQLRMYLMRELNEITIITFEELVFQDVEQEVVVLLGRKRTGHQGSHVMKILEFTDVEDLVNNFTTVNRVNRFQPIDMNTVKWTKYFLTTEENRVVQEVINNRNTIRFADIAEVDVGITTGNNKFFCVDHKTAVSYDLLNISKPLIARSVNIPGVTFDNDDWQYNIESGSRTYLLDFNQVQEEQLTEGQRDYIRQGEVNGENLGYKCRIRQRWYAIPSIWEPDAFFLRRNYHYPKFVLNQNHAVSTDTMHRVAFNMGVSPKKAVLSYYNSIAFAFTELEARSYGGGVLEILPRELENVRIPNIFDLVIEDEIVDMLFNFLNQTIREERNIEEALNLIDEVLLIERMGYTRETVNSLRGVWHRLKNRRLSRGVTTIINEI; encoded by the coding sequence ATGAGATTGAGACAAGATGCATCAGCTGAAAAACTTGCAGGTAGATATTACACACCATATGATTTAGCTGAATTTATCGTACAATGGGGTACCTCAAATATTGATATTAATAATATTTTGGAGCCAAGCTGTGGGGATGGGGTATTTTTAGAAGCGCTGCGTCATATTGATATGAATTTCAATTGTTCAGCTATAGAAATATTTGAGGAAGAAGCATTAATAGCTCAAAATCGACTCATTCTAGATGAGAGATTTAATATCGTCGTATCCGATTTTTATGAATCATATATTGAACTTGTAGCTAGAAATGAAAAATTTCAATTTATTATGGGGAATCCCCCATATATTCGTTACCAGTACTTAACTCCGGAACAGCGTGATATTCAATCTAATATCTTGAATATGAGTGGAATGAATGCAAATAAATTAATAAACGCATGGGTTGCATTTGTAGTCGCAGCGGTAAGTGTTATGGATAATGATTCTAAAATAGGGTTTGTTATTCCAGCTGAACTATTACAAGTAAAGTACTCAGAGCAATTAAGAATGTATTTAATGAGAGAATTAAATGAAATTACAATTATTACTTTTGAAGAACTTGTATTTCAAGATGTAGAACAAGAAGTTGTAGTGTTATTAGGTAGAAAAAGAACCGGCCATCAGGGTAGCCATGTCATGAAAATACTTGAATTTACTGATGTTGAAGACTTAGTGAATAACTTCACTACCGTGAATAGAGTTAATCGATTTCAACCGATTGATATGAATACAGTGAAGTGGACAAAGTACTTTTTGACAACAGAAGAAAATAGAGTAGTTCAGGAAGTAATTAATAATAGAAACACCATTCGATTCGCGGACATAGCAGAAGTAGATGTTGGTATTACTACAGGAAATAATAAGTTTTTCTGTGTTGACCATAAAACAGCTGTAAGCTATGACCTTCTAAATATTTCTAAGCCGTTAATTGCAAGAAGTGTAAATATTCCAGGTGTCACTTTTGATAATGATGATTGGCAATACAATATCGAAAGTGGATCAAGAACATATTTATTAGACTTTAACCAAGTACAAGAAGAACAATTAACGGAGGGACAAAGGGATTATATAAGACAAGGAGAAGTAAATGGTGAGAACCTTGGCTATAAATGCAGGATTAGACAAAGGTGGTATGCTATACCGTCTATCTGGGAGCCTGATGCTTTCTTTTTAAGAAGGAACTATCACTATCCTAAATTTGTCTTAAATCAAAATCATGCAGTAAGTACTGATACCATGCACCGGGTGGCATTTAATATGGGTGTGAGTCCTAAAAAAGCTGTATTATCATATTACAATAGCATTGCCTTTGCCTTTACAGAATTAGAGGCTAGAAGTTACGGTGGTGGAGTCTTAGAGATCTTACCTAGAGAGTTAGAAAATGTTCGTATTCCTAACATTTTTGATTTAGTCATAGAAGATGAGATAGTGGATATGTTATTTAATTTTCTAAATCAAACAATTCGTGAAGAAAGAAATATTGAGGAAGCTTTAAATTTAATTGATGAGGTATTACTCATAGAGCGAATGGGTTATACGAGAGAAACTGTCAATAGTCTCAGAGGAGTTTGGCACCGTCTAAAGAACCGCCGTTTAAGCAGAGGGGTTACTACGATTATAAACGAAATTTAA
- a CDS encoding DUF262 domain-containing protein, whose protein sequence is MSLKEEINKKAKEIQADGYPMSIGELINMYKDEELVINPEFQRFFRWTDLQKTKLIESILLGIPIPPIFVSQRDDGVWDVIDGLQRLSTIMEFVGELKVHPGREKGPLKLFGTKFLPSLGNKVWLDTASPDNSFTSEQRIDFKRSKLDIKIIKKASDKDAKYELFQRINTGGTKLEPQEVRNCLLIMVDRDFYLWAAKLKENQNFQNCIPLTEKQYLEQYDMEIFMRYLVCRHANFEDIKGSEDMADFITDEVIRLIENKVINYEEEEQVFTKTFHYLDNILSEDSFRKYDHDKGKFRGAFSLASFETIIAGLSENIDNISAKDSDEIATIIKNIYSSGPFLSIISASSRPIIRIKELTSLGRNIFGQ, encoded by the coding sequence ATGTCATTAAAAGAAGAGATCAACAAGAAAGCAAAGGAAATACAAGCGGATGGGTATCCAATGTCAATTGGAGAATTAATAAATATGTATAAAGATGAAGAACTTGTTATTAATCCAGAGTTCCAACGGTTTTTCAGGTGGACCGATTTGCAAAAAACTAAACTAATAGAGTCAATCCTTTTAGGTATTCCTATTCCTCCGATTTTTGTTTCTCAACGTGATGATGGAGTATGGGATGTTATTGACGGATTACAAAGGTTGTCTACCATAATGGAATTTGTTGGAGAGTTAAAAGTGCATCCTGGAAGAGAAAAAGGGCCATTGAAGTTATTTGGAACAAAGTTCTTGCCTTCTCTTGGGAATAAGGTATGGCTTGATACTGCTAGTCCTGATAATTCATTTACTTCAGAACAGAGAATAGATTTTAAAAGATCTAAGCTTGATATTAAAATAATAAAGAAAGCCAGCGATAAAGATGCCAAGTATGAGCTTTTTCAAAGGATTAATACAGGCGGTACTAAACTAGAGCCTCAAGAGGTCCGAAATTGTTTGCTTATTATGGTTGATAGGGATTTTTACTTGTGGGCAGCAAAATTGAAGGAAAATCAAAATTTTCAAAATTGTATTCCACTGACTGAAAAACAATATTTAGAGCAATATGATATGGAAATTTTTATGAGGTATTTGGTTTGTCGTCATGCAAACTTTGAGGATATTAAAGGATCAGAGGATATGGCGGATTTCATAACTGATGAAGTTATTAGGTTAATCGAAAACAAGGTTATAAATTATGAAGAAGAAGAACAGGTATTCACTAAAACTTTTCACTATCTAGACAACATTCTTTCAGAAGATAGTTTCAGAAAATATGATCATGATAAGGGAAAGTTCAGAGGAGCTTTTTCATTAGCATCTTTTGAAACGATTATTGCTGGACTAAGTGAAAATATTGATAATATATCCGCTAAAGATTCCGATGAGATTGCTACAATTATAAAAAATATTTATAGTTCAGGTCCATTTTTATCGATAATTTCTGCTAGTAGCCGCCCTATTATTAGGATAAAAGAATTAACTAGTTTAGGAAGGAATATCTTTGGACAATGA
- a CDS encoding MAE_28990/MAE_18760 family HEPN-like nuclease gives MSTEHLERLQDKLDKNLAWRKRELTTLKSNIDVSEGTVLNTFIRVGITILYSHWEGFIKTGAREYLNYLNFQEIECQDMTDNFITLFFKSTIVDARESNKSIAHHRVTQSLFNHSGKIFKVDVMKKLIVDTEANLNYKVLEDILFSLGFDKTKYELKKNYIKDMMVDDRNKIAHGEYLELVDNRLQDADKKAKDQFETLYKEILDLIEHFKEQIMDAASHKLYLKPPSVVE, from the coding sequence ATGAGTACAGAGCATTTGGAAAGACTCCAAGATAAACTTGATAAAAATTTAGCTTGGAGAAAAAGAGAACTAACAACTTTAAAGTCAAATATAGATGTTTCAGAAGGTACAGTGCTTAATACATTCATTAGAGTTGGAATAACCATTTTATATTCACATTGGGAAGGATTTATTAAAACAGGTGCAAGGGAATATTTAAATTATTTAAACTTTCAAGAGATAGAGTGTCAGGATATGACGGATAATTTTATTACTTTATTCTTCAAATCTACTATTGTTGATGCAAGGGAATCAAATAAATCCATAGCACATCATAGAGTTACTCAGTCTCTTTTTAACCACTCGGGAAAAATATTTAAAGTAGATGTTATGAAGAAACTAATTGTGGATACAGAGGCAAATTTAAATTATAAGGTTTTAGAAGATATTCTTTTTAGTCTGGGGTTTGACAAAACAAAGTACGAATTAAAAAAAAATTATATAAAAGATATGATGGTAGATGATAGAAATAAAATCGCACATGGTGAATATTTAGAATTGGTAGATAATAGATTGCAGGATGCTGATAAAAAAGCTAAGGACCAATTCGAAACCCTTTATAAAGAAATTCTTGATTTAATAGAACACTTCAAAGAACAAATCATGGATGCGGCATCTCATAAACTTTATTTGAAACCACCTTCTGTAGTAGAGTGA
- a CDS encoding YjcQ family protein, translating into MNKEKIRFVILRETENGTLFKNVSGNNFNELELGFSWEEFVNQVGFLVREGYLTRPLYADNTIYYYHSTLTEKGENYLQENQWYSKAYRTAKEIKGWLSL; encoded by the coding sequence ATGAATAAGGAAAAGATTCGATTTGTTATTTTAAGAGAAACGGAAAATGGGACTCTGTTTAAGAATGTCAGCGGAAACAATTTTAACGAGCTGGAGTTAGGATTTAGCTGGGAAGAGTTTGTAAATCAGGTAGGATTCCTGGTTAGAGAAGGCTATTTAACACGGCCATTGTATGCTGACAATACGATTTATTACTACCACTCCACGCTTACTGAAAAGGGAGAAAATTACTTACAGGAGAATCAATGGTACTCTAAAGCCTATCGAACCGCTAAAGAGATTAAAGGTTGGCTTTCATTATGA